One Clarias gariepinus isolate MV-2021 ecotype Netherlands chromosome 5, CGAR_prim_01v2, whole genome shotgun sequence genomic region harbors:
- the LOC128524211 gene encoding sterol 26-hydroxylase, mitochondrial-like, whose protein sequence is MAEYLVLKSVRTVSVRALLKPTTTGLNIKRKACENAPASAPAGSIRTEADLTEITLSTMLYGMIFKGYYNRVHEMQLYQNKVHGPIFKVKTGSLNTVCLGSVKLVEELLRKDEKFPCRGDMTLWTEYRKIKDLGYGPFTVEEEKWYKLRSVLNKRMLHPKDAVKYEKVINEVVTDFIARICRLRKLSSSGDLIPNMSNELYRFTLEAISRILFETRIGCLEDKIPAETQNFIDSIGQMFTYSVHVSLLPKWTRNYLPFWQRYINGWDGIFRLACKLIDRKMEDIQKRLDAGQEVAGEYLSYLLSSTNMNKKDVYGSIAELLLAGVDTTSNTLVWALYLLSRNPRTQDTLYQEVASIVNEDRIPTAEDINSMPYLKAVIKETLRMYPVVPINGRLLSGSEVVIGGYLFPKKTSFSFIHYAIGHDETVFPEPRLFKPERWLRDGRERPNPFGSIPFGFGVRGCAGRRIAELEMHLALARIIKLFEVKLDPSIGEVKALFRSVLVPDQPVSFHFLDRKDASI, encoded by the exons ATGGCGGAATATCTAGTGCTGAAGTCTGTCAGGACCGTGAGTGTTCGTGCGTTACTGAAGCCCACGACAACAGGTTTGAACATAAAGAGAAAAGCATGTGAAAATGCTCCAGCTTCTGCCCCCGCTGGAAGCATCAGGACTGAGGCTGACCTTACTGAGATCACTCTTTCCACCATGCTATACGGGATGATCTTTAAAGGGTACTACAATCGCGTGCATGAGATGCAG CTATACCAAAATAAAGTTCATGGACCTATCTTCAAAGTAAAAACTGGCAGCTTGAATACTGTGTGTTTAGGTAGTGTGAAACTGGTAGAGGAACTGTTGAGAAAAGATGAGAAGTTCCCCTGTAGAGGAGACATGACATTGTGGACTGAATATCGCAAGATAAAGGACTTAGGCTACGGCCCTTTTACAGT agaagaagaaaagtgGTACAAACTCCGATCTGTGCTGAACAAACGTATGCTGCATCCAAAAGATGCAGTGAAGTATGAGAAGGTAATAAATGAAGTGGTCACTGATTTTATCGCACGGATTTGTCGTTTACGCAAGCTGAGCTCCAGTGGAGACCTGATACCCAACATGTCCAATGAGCTGTACCGCTTCACACTGGAAG CAATCTCCCGTATACTCTTTGAGACTCGTATTGGCTGTCTTGAGGATAAGATTCCAGCAGAGACTCAAAACTTCATTGACTCCATTGGCCAGATGTTTACCTACAGTGTTCATGTGTCTTTGCTTCCCAAGTGGACACGCAATTATTTGCCATTCTGGCAACGCTACATAAATGGTTGGGATGGAATCTTTAGATTAG CCTGCAAGCTAATTGACAGGAAGATGGAGGACATTCAGAAGCGCCTGGATGCAGGTCAGGAAGTTGCAGGAGAGTATCTCAGCTACTTGCTTTCCAGCACCAACATGAACAAAAAGGATGTTTATGGAAGCATTGCTGAATTGCTCCTGGCAGGAGTGGACACA ACATCCAACACATTGGTGTGGGCCTTGTACCTGCTTTCACGGAATCCAAGGACGCAGGATACACTGTATCAGGAAGTAGCCAGCATTGTAAATGAGGACAGAATTCCAACAGCTGAAGACATAAATAGCATGCCTTATCTAAAGGCTGTCATCAAGGAGACTTTAAG AATGTACCCAGTTGTTCCCATAAACGGGCGACTCTTGTCAGGAAGTGAGGTGGTAATTGGAGGATACCTCTTCCCTAAAAAG ACCTCATTTTCGTTCATCCATTACGCAATCGGTCATGATGAGACAGTCTTTCCTGAACCAAGGCTCTTCAAGCCTGAACGCTGGTTACGGGATGGAAGGGAGAGGCCTAATCCTTTCGGCTCCATCCCATTTGGATTTGGAGTGAGAGGGTGTGCTGGCCGTCGAATTGCTGAACTGGAGATGCACCTAGCTTTGGCAAGG ATAATAAAGCTGTTTGAAGTGAAGCTGGATCCCAGCATAGGAGAAGTCAAAGCACTTTTTCGCTCTGTGCTTGTGCCAGACCAGCCAgtcagttttcattttctggaTCGGAAAGATGCATCCATTTAA
- the LOC128524210 gene encoding sterol 26-hydroxylase, mitochondrial-like, translating into MERPLAQYLAKMPALGLFLRPTATSLKMGRGKTTMSVPRTTRTEADLPQVTLMTLLYRIIFKGYYNRVHELQLYEKQLYGPMFKINTGAFQTISICSADLMEEIFRKDEKFPSRGDMSLWTEYRDIKGLGYGPLTQEGEKWYKLRSVLKKRMLNPKDIVKYEDMVNEVVTDFIKRIYNLRKMSSTGDLVPDMSNELYLVSLEGISRILFETRIGCLDNKIPAETRDFIDSIGQMFLYNMLVLPFPTWTRNYLPFWQRFVKGWDGIFKFACKLIDRKMEDIQRCLDTGQEGAGGYLSYLLSNTNIGKTDIYGSVAEMLVGGVDTTSNTMLWALYLLSQNPKAQDTLYLEVTSIVKGDKIPTAEDINKMPYLKAVIKETLRVYPVVPINGRLFSRNDIIIGGHYFPKKTAFTFYHYAISHDESIFPEPSLFKPERWLRDGRERPNSFSSIPFGFGVRGCIGKRIAELEMHLALARIIKLFEVKLDPSVGEVKAVTRIMLVADRQVNFQFLERKPALSSSDELKGFTPSLQS; encoded by the exons ATGGAAAGACCATTAGCTCAGTATCTGGCTAAAATGCCAGCTCTTGGGTTGTTTCTTAGACCTACAGCGACCAGTTTAAAAATGGGAAGAGGAAAGACTACAATGTCTGTTCCTAGGACCACCAGGACTGAAGCTGACCTCCCTCAGGTTACACTTATGACTTTATTGTACAGGATCATCTTTAAAGGGTACTACAATCGTGTACATGAACTGCAG TTGTATGAAAAGCAGCTTTATGGCcccatgtttaaaataaacacaggtgCTTTTCAGACCATTTCAATATGTAGTGCAGACCTGATGGAAGAAATTTTTAGGAAAGATGAAAAGTTCCCGAGTAGAGGAGACATGTCCCTGTGGACTGAATATCGAGATATAAAGGGCTTGGGGTATGGCCCTTTGACTCA agaaggagagaaatgGTACAAACTCCGATCTGTGCTGAAAAAGCGTATGCTGAATCCGAAGGACATTGTGAAGTATGAGGACATGGTGAATGAGGTGGTAACAGATTTTATCAAAAGGATATATAATTTACGCAAGATGAGTTCCACTGGAGACCTGGTACCCGACATGTCCAATGAGCTGTACCTCGTTTCACTTGAAG GAATCTCCCGCATACTTTTTGAGACTCGTATTGGCTGTTTGGACAATAAGATACCAGCTGAGACTCGGGACTTCATTGACTCCATTGGCCAGATGTTTCTCTACAACATGCTTGTCCTCCCCTTTCCCACATGGACACGAAACTATTTGCCATTCTGGCAACGCTTTGTGAAAGGTTGGGATGGGATCTTCAAATTTG CCTGCAAGCTAATTGACCGGAAGATGGAAGACATTCAGAGATGCCTGGACACAGGACAGGAAGGTGCAGGCGGGTACCTCAGCTATTTGCTTTCGAACACCAACATTGGCAAAACAGATATTTATGGGAGTGTTGCTGAAATGCTTGTAGGAGGAGTGGACACA acaTCCAACACTATGCTGTGGGCCTTGTACCTGCTATCACAAAATCCAAAGGCACAGGACACACTGTACCTGGAAGTGACCAGTATTGTCAAGGGGGACAAAATTCCAACAGCTGAGGACATAAACAAGATGCCGTACCTAAAGGCTGTCATTAAGGAGACTCTAAG AGTCTACCCAGTTGTTCCCATAAATGGACGACTTTTTTCAAGAAACGATATCATAATTGGAGGTCACTATTTCCCTAAAAAG ACTGCATTTACTTTCTACCATTATGCGATCAGTCATGATGAAAGCATATTCCCAGAACCAAGTCTCTTCAAGCCAGAACGCTGGTTACGGGATGGAAGGGAGAGACCTAATTCATTCAGCTCCATCCCTTTTGGGTTTGGAGTGAGAGGGTGTATTGGTAAACGTATTGCTGAACTGGAGATGCACCTGGCTCTGGCGAGG ataatAAAGCTGTTTGAAGTGAAGCTGGATCCAAGTGTGGGAGAAGTAAAAGCAGTCACACGTATTATGCTCGTTGCAGACAGACAGGTCAATTTCCAATTCCTGGAGCGGAAACCTGCTTTAAGCAGTTCTGACGAACTAAAAGGATTCACTCCTTCTCTTCAGTCCTAA